A segment of the bacterium genome:
CGACCAGGCGATCGCGGCCGGCACGGCGCGCCGCGTGCTGCTGGTCGGCGCCGACACGCTCGCGCACCTCGTCGATCCCGACGACCGCGACACCGCGGTCCTCTTCGGAGACGGCGCCGGCGCCGTGGTGCTCGGGCGCGGCGGCGGCGTGCGCGCGGTGCATCTCGGCGCCGACGGCCGCGGCGCCATGGACCTCGTCGTGCCGGCGGGCGGCAGCCGCCGCCCGGTCGACGCGGCGGCGCTGCTGGAGCGCGCGCACACGATGCGCATGCACGGGCGCGACGTCTTCCGCGGTGCCGTGCGTGCGATGAGCGACGGGCTCGCCGTCGCGCTGCACCAGGCCGGCTGTCGCCCGCGCGACCTGCGGCTCGTGATCGCCCACCAGGCGAACGTGCGCATCCTGCGCGCGGTCGCGGAGCGGCTCGACCTGCCGCTCGAGGCGTTCTGGAACGACCTCGCCGAGCTCGGCAACACGGGCGCGGCGTCGATCCCGATCGCGCTGGCGCGGGCCGCCGCGGCCGGCGCGCTGCGCGACGGCGATCTCGTCGGCCTCACGGCCGCCGGGGCGGGGCTCACGTGGGGCGCAGCCGTGCTGCGCTGGGGAGTGGACGGATGAGCCGCACGGTGGTGGTGACCGGGCTCGGGCTGGTGACGCCGCTCGGCGTCGGGGTGGAGGCCACGTGGGCCGCGCTGCTCGCGGGCGTGTCGGGTATCGGGCCGGTGACGCGTTTCGACGCGTCCGAGCTGCCGTGCCGCGTCGCCGGCGAGGTGCGCGACTTCGATCCCGGCCAATGGATCACGGGCCGCGAGCAGCGGCGCATGGACCGCTTCATCACGCTCGCCGTCGCGGCGGCGATGGAGGCGGCGCTGCACGCGCGCCTCGTGGTCCGCGACGCGATCGCGCCGCGCGTCGGCGTCGCCATCGGCGTCGGGCTGGGCGGGCTTCCCGTCATCGAGGCGTCGCATCGTGCGCTGCTCGCCGGCGGGCCGCGGCGGGTGTCGCCGTACTTCATCCCCGCCGTCATCGGGAACCTCGCGCCGGGGCAGGTGGCGATGCGGCTCGGCGCGCGCGGGCCGAACCTCACGACCACGACCGCGTGCGCCTCCGGCGCGCACGCGATCGGCGAAGCGTTCGAGATGATCGCCGCCGACCGCGCCGACGTCATGCTCGCGGGCGGCGCCGAGGCGGCGATCACGCCGCTCGCGATGGCGGGCTTCGCGACCATGCAGGCGCTGTCACGCTGGGACGGGCCGGCGGCCGAGGCGTCGCGGCCGTTCGAGAAGCGGCGCTCGGGCTTCGTCATGGGCGAGGGCGCGGGCGTCCTCGTGCTCGAGGACGAGGAGCACGCGCGCCGCCGCGGGGCGAAGATCCTGGCACGGCTCCGCGGCTACGGCGCCAGCGCCGACGCGTTCCACCTGACCCAGCCGCCCGACGACGGCGCCGGCGCGCAGCAGGCGATCCGCCAGGCGCTCGCCCGCGCCCGGCTCGCGCCGGAGGCGGTGCAGCACGTCAACGCCCACGGCACCGGCACGCCGCAGGGCGACGTCGCCGAGACGCGCGCCCTGCGGGCCGTCTTCGGCCGCCACGCCGACGCGCTCCTCGTGAGCGCGACCAAGGGCTCTACCGGCCACCTGCTCGGCGCGGCGGGCGCGGTCGAGGCGGCGTTCACGGTGCTCGCGTTGCGCGACCAGACGGCGCCGCCGACGGCGCACCTCGACGAGCCCGACCCGGCCTGCGACCTCGACTACGTGCCGCATCGCGCGCGGCGGGCGCCGATCGAGGTCGCGCTGTCCACCTCGTTCGGCTTCGGCGGCACCAATGCGGCCCTGCTCCTGGAGCGCCCGGCGGGGAGCGCATGATGCGCACGTGCGTGCATTGCGTGATCGCGCGCGTCGTGCGGCTCGAAGCCGTCGCCGGCGGCTCCGATATCCGCGTCGGGCACGGGCCGCCGGTGACGCTGCCGCACGCCGGTGGGGCGATCTTCCGCGCCCTGCGGGCGCTCGTGCGCGAGGCACGCGCCGCGGGCGACGGGCCGATCAAGCTGCGCATCCTCGACATGCCGGGCTGGAGCCGCGTCGAGATCACGGCGACGGTGCGCGTCGGGCGCGGGGCGCGCGTGCTCGGACGGGCCTTCGACCGCCACGTCGCCGGCACGCTCGAGGGCGGCTTCCTGGAAGGGCTCGCATGAGCGGGCTCCTCGCCGGGCGTTGCGGGCTCGTCGTCGGCGTCGCCACCGAGCGCTCCTACGCCTGGCACATCGCGCGCGCGCTCCAGGCGCAGGGGGCGCAGCTGGGCTTCGCGGTGCTGCCGGGCGAGCGCGCGGTGGCGCGTGCGACGGCTGCGGTCGCCGCGCTCGGCGCGCCGGCGGCGCTGATCCAGCCGTGCGACGTCCGCAGCGACGCCGACCTCGACGTGCTCTTCGCCGCCTGGGACGCCGCGTTCCCGCGCCTCGACTTCGTCGTGCACTCGATCGCCTTCGCCGACCGCGAGTGGCTCGCGGCCGGGCGCTTCACGGCGACGCCGCGCGCCGCCTTCCACGACGCGCTCGACGTCTCGAGCTACAGCCTCGTCGCACTCGCCCAGCGCGCGCGCCCGCGCCTCGCGGTGCAGGGCGGGGCGATCGTCGCGATGAGCTATCTCGGCGGCGAGCGCGTGCTGCCGGGCTACAACGTGATGGGCGTCGCGAAGGCGGCGCTCGAGTGTGCCATGCGCTACCTCGCCGCCGAGCTGGGCGCCGACCGCATCCGCGTCTCGTGCGTCTCGGGCGGGGCCTTCCGTACGACGGCGGCGATGGGCATCGGCGGGTTCCGCACGCTGTTCGACCACGGCGTCGCGGTCGCGCCGCTGCGCCGCGGCGTGACCGGCGACGACGTCGGCGGCACGGTGGCGTTCCTGGTGTCCGATCTGGGCGCGGGAATCACCGGCGAGGTGGTGCACGTCGACTGCGGCCTGCACGCGCTCGGCCCGGTGCCCGCCGACCCCCAAACGCGCGTTTGACCCCCGAAGGCCGGGCGGTCTATCCGTCCCGCCCATGCACCTCGACCTCACCCCGGAGCAGCGGAAGCTCCGCGACGAGATCCGCGAGTATTTCCGCGGCTTCGTCACCCCCGAGTACGAAGCGGAGATCGCCGCGACCGAGGGCGGCGGGCCGCTCTACACGAAGGCGCTCCAGAAGATGGGGGCCGACGGCTGGCTCGGCGTCGGCTGGCCGAAGGAGTACGGCGGGCAGGGGCGCACGCCGATCGAGCAGTTCCTGTTCTTCGACGAGGCGTGGCGCGCCAACGTGCTGCTGCCGACGCTGACGATCATGTCCGTCAGCCCGATGATCATGCAGCACGGCTCGGAGGAGCAGAAGAAGTTCTTCCTCCCGAAGGCGCTCGCCGGCGAGATCCACTTCTGCATCGGCTACACCGAGCCGGGCGCGGGCACGGACCTCGCCTCGCTGCGCACCAAAGCCGTGCGCGACGGCGACGAGTGGGTGATCAACGGCTCGAAGCTGTTCACGAGCCAGGCGCAGTACGCCGACTACGTCTGGCTCGCGGCGCGCACGGATCCCAACGCCAAGAAGCACGATGGCATCTCGATGTTCCTCGTCCCGACCAGCAGCCCGGGCTTCAAGCGCACGCCGTTGCCGACGATGGGCGACGTCACGACCAACGCCACCTTCTACGAGGACGTGCGCGTGCCGGCGAACGCGCTCGTCGGCCCCGAGAACGGCGGCTGGTGGCTCATCGTCGGCCAGCTGAACCACGAGCGCGTGTCGCTGATCCCGGTCGGTCCGACGGATCGCCTGCTCGAGGACGTCACCGCGTGGGCGCGCCGGACCGAGCTGCCCGGCGGAACCCGCGTCATCGACCTGCCCTTCGTGCAGCACAATCTGGCGCGCGTGCGCGCGGGCGTCGAGGTGCTGCGGCTCCTCAACTGGCGGCAGGCGTGGAACCTGACGCGCGGCGAGATGAACTACGCCGAGGCGTCGACGGTGAAGGTCTTCGGCAGCGAGATGTACGTCCAGGCCTACCGCCTCCTCATGGAGGTGCTGGGGCAGGCGGGGGCGATCAAGGCCGGCTCGCCCGAGTCCGTGATCCAGGGGCGGCTCGAGCGCATGTATCGCGCCATCCTCATCATGACCTTCGGCGCCGGCACCAACGAGGTGCAGCGCGAGATCATCGCGATGGGCGGCCTCGGCCTGCCGCGCGCACGCTGAACGGAGACGCGACCATGGATTTCGGATTCTCGGAAGAGCAGACCGCGCTGCGCGACCTCGCCAAGCAGATCCTCGACGACCACTGCAGCCACGAGAAGCTGAAGGTGATCGAGCGCGACCCCGACTGGTTCGCGCACGACGCCTGGAGCGCGCTCGGGCAGGCGAGCCTGCTCGGCGTCGCGATCCCCGAGTCGTGCGGCGGCAGCGGGCTCGGCTTCACCGAGCTGGCGCTGCTGCTCGAGCAGGTGGGCGCGTCGGTGGCGCCGGTGCCGGCGTGGGGCACGCTCGTCCTCGGCGCGCTGCCGATCGCCGCCTTCGGTACGCCGGCGCAGCAGGAGCGCCTGCTGGCGCCGCTCGCCAAGGGCACCGGCTTCGTCACGACCGCGCTCACCGAGCTGCCGGCGGAGGACCCGCTGCACCCCGGAACGACCGCGACGCGCGACGGCGGCGGCTGGCGCCTCGAGGGCGTGAAGGACTGCGTGCCCGCCGTGAACCTCGGCGCGACCATGCTGATCCCCGCCCGCACGGGCGAGGAGACCGTCGGCCTCTTCCTCGTCCGCCCCGACGCCAACGGCGTGAAGACGACGGCGCAGATCGCGACCAACAAGGAGGTGCTCGCCGAGGTGCGTCTCGCCGACGTCCGCGTCGGCGCCGACGACGTGCTCGGCGATCCCACCCGCGGCCGCGACATCCTCGCCTGGCTGCTGCCGCGCGCGGTGGCGGGGCTGTGCGCGATCACGCTCGGCGTCGTCGAGCGGGCGCTGCGGATCACGGCACGGTACACCACCGAGCGCAAGCAGTTCGACCGCCCCATCGGCAGCTTCCAGGCCGTACACCAGCGCGTCGGCGACGCCTGGATCGACGTCGAGTCGATCCGCCTGACGGCGTGGCAGGCGGTGTGGCGGCTCGAGCAGGGTCTGCCGGCCGACGACGAGGTGACGATCGCCAAGTACCTCGCCGGCGAGGCGGGGCACCGCGTGGTGTACGCGGCCCAGCATCTGCACGGCGGCATCGGAACCGATGTGGACTATCCGATCCACCGCTACTATCTGTGGCAACGTGCGCTGGAGCTCACGCTCGGGAGCGGCTCGCGTCACCTGGCCCGTCTCGGCTCGGCGCTCGCGGCGGCCTGACCCGAGGGGGCCGTCCGGGCGTTCCGGGAGGTCCCCATGATCAAGCTGGTGTTCTGCCTGCGCCGCCTGCCGCACCTCTCGCGCGCGGAGTTCCAGCGCTACTGGCTGCACCAGCACGGGCCGCTCGTGCGTGCCCACGCGACGGCGCTGCGCGTTCGCCGCTACGTCCAGCTCCACACCGCCGACACGCCGCTCAACGCGGCGATCGCCGCCAGCCGCGGCGCGCCGGCGGAGTACGACGGCGTCGCCGAGCTGTGGTGGGAGAGCGCCGACGACCTCGCCGCCGCGCTGGCCTCGCCCGAGGGCCGTGCGGGCAGCCTCGCGCTGCTCGAGGACGAGCGCCGCTTCATCGACCTCGCCCGCTCGCCGCTGTGGCTCGCCGAGGAGCACGCGGTGGTGCCGTCGTGAGCGTGCCCGTGCGGCTGGTCGTCTGGTCCGACTTCCTCTGCCCGTGGTGCTGGGTGGCGGCGACGCGGCTGTGGCGCGTGGTCGACGCGCAGGAGGGGCGCATCGAGCTGGTGTGGAAGAGCTTCCTCTTGCGCCCGCAGCCCGATCCGAGCCGCACGTTGGAGAAGTTCCGCGCCTACACGCAGACGTGGGCACGGCCGGCCGCCGAGCCCGACGCGCCGCCGTTCCGCGTCTGGGAGGGCGACGCCGGTCCACCGTCGCACAGCGTGCCGCCGCATCTGGTCGCCAAGGCGGCGGCGCTGCTCGGCCCCGCGGTCGAGCGGGCCGTGCGCGCGCGGCTCTTCGAGGCCTACTTCGCGCAGAACCACGACGTGACGCACGCCGAGACGCTGGTCGGCATCTGGGACGGGCTCGACCTGCCGCGCGCGGCGTTCGCACGCGCGGGCGACGAGGCGATCCTCGAGGCCGTCGTCGCGGAGCACAACGAGGCCGTGGCGCTGGGGCTCTCGGGCGTGCCGGCGGTGATGCTCGAGGGCGGCGACACGGCGGTGCCCGGCGCGCTGCCGTACGAGACCTACGCCGCCTGGGTCCGACGCCTGCTCGCGGCGTGAGCGCCGGTTGCACCGGCGACGGCCGGATGGGAAGTCGAGGCGCATGAGCCTCGCGGGCGGATGCTTCTGCGGCGCCGTGCGCTATCTCGCCGGCGGCACGCCGTTCGACGTCACGCACTGCCACTGCCGCGACTGCCGGCGCGTCGCGGGCGCGCCGTTCGTCACCTGGTTCAGCGTGCGTGCGGGCGAGCTGCGCGTCGACGGCACGCCCGTGCGGCTCGCCTCGTCGGCCGACGTCGAGCGCACGTTCTGCGGCCGCTGCGGCACCCCGCTCACCTGGCGGCGCCGCGGCCACGACGCGATCGACGTCACCGCCGCGAGCCTCGACGACCCCGCCGCCGTGACGCCCGCGGACCACACCTGGACGGGTCAGCAGCTGCCCTGGATCTGCCTCGGCGACGGCCTCCCGCGCCACGAGCGCACGCGCCCGGCGGTGGTGGCGTGAGCGGCTACTGCGCCGTGGCCCCGGGCCATCCGTTCCACGGCCCGTACCACGACCGCGAGTACGGCTTCCCGGTGCGCGACGAGACCGCGCTCTTCGAGCGTCTGGTGCTCGAGATCAACCAGGCGGGCCTCTCGTGGCTGACGGTCCTGCAGAAGCGCGAGGCGTTCCGGAAGGCGTACGACGGCTTCGACGTCGACAAGGTGGCGCGCTACGGCACGCACCAGAAGGCGCGCCTGCTGCGCGACGCAGGCATCGTGCGCAACAAGCTGAAGGTCGACGCCGCGGTGGAGAACGCCCGCCGCATCCGTGCGCTGCGCGCCTCGCACGGCTCGTTCGCCGACTGGCTCGACGCGCATCACCCGCGCGACCGGGGCGATTGGGTGGCGCTGTTCAAGAAGACGTTCCAGTTCACCGGCGGCGAGATCACCGGCGAGTTCCTGCTCAGCACCGGCTACCTGCGGGGCGCGCACGCCGAGAGCTGCCCCGTCCACGCGAAGATCCTGCGCGCGAAGCCGCCGTGGATGCGCCGCTGAGGCTCCCGCGCCAGGTCGAGAGCGACGCGCGCGCCGACGTGGTGCGCGCCGCGCTGGGCGCCGGCACGACGCGCCTGTGGGCGGGCGGTCGGGAGCGCGCCGCGCTGCGCGCTCGCGCCCGGGCTGGAATGCGGCGCTGCGCGCGGCCGCGCGCGCCGGCCAGCTGCGCTGCGGGCTGGAAGGCGCCGAGACGCGGCTCGCCGCCGAGCGTGCCGGCCTCGGCCCCGATCCCGCGCCGCGCGTCTCGCGGCTGCTCGTCTGCTCGAACGACGGCGCGGAGCGCTTCTACCGCACCGTCGAGCGCCTCGTGCGCACGCATGCGCCGCGTGTGCTGGCCCTCGTGGTCGACGCCGACGCCGCAGCGCTCGGCAGCGCGTGCTTCGGCCGCGAGGCGACGGCGCGGGCGGTGCTCGTCGAGCACCGCGACGCGGTCGCGGCGGCGCTGTTCGCGCTTGCCACGCCCGCGCCGCCTGCGTAAGCCGCGGACATGGTCGCGCCCACGCCGGTCGAGTTCTGGTTCGAGTTCGCCAGCACGTACTCCTATCCCGCGGCCATGCGCATCGAGGCGGCGGCCGCTTCGGCGGGCGTGCCGCTGCGCTGGCGGCCGTTCCTGCTCGGCCCGATCTTCAAGGCGCAGGGTTGGAGCGACTCGCCGTTCAACATCTACGAGGCGAAGGGGCGCTACATGTGGCGCGACCTCGCCCGCATCTGCGCGCGCCAGGGGCTCTGCCTGACGGCGCCGTCGCGCTTCCCGCGCAACGGGCTGCTCGCGGCGCGCGTCGCCGCCTTCGGCGAGGACGCGCCCTGGCTGCCGGCGTTCGTGCGCGGCGTCTATACGGCGAACTTCGCCGACGACCGCGAGATATCCGAGCCCGCTGTGCTGGCCGAGCTCCTGCGCGCGGTCGGCCTCGACCCGGCCTCGACGCTCGCCGCCGCCCAGGAGGCGCCGGTGAAGGACCACCTGCGCGCGCGTACCGACGAGGCCATCGCCCGGGGCGTGTTCGGTGCACCGGCGCTCCTCGTGGGCGACGAGCTCTTCTGGGGCAACGACCGCATCGAGGACGCGCTCGCGTGGGCGACCCGGCACGAATTGCCGTCGGTGCGATGATCCCTGCCGGGCGGTGCCGCGCGCGGCGCCCGGATTCCCGGGCCCGGCCGCTGGCATCGTGCGTGCAGCGGTCTCGGGCATG
Coding sequences within it:
- a CDS encoding GFA family protein; this translates as MSLAGGCFCGAVRYLAGGTPFDVTHCHCRDCRRVAGAPFVTWFSVRAGELRVDGTPVRLASSADVERTFCGRCGTPLTWRRRGHDAIDVTAASLDDPAAVTPADHTWTGQQLPWICLGDGLPRHERTRPAVVA
- a CDS encoding EthD domain-containing protein; amino-acid sequence: MIKLVFCLRRLPHLSRAEFQRYWLHQHGPLVRAHATALRVRRYVQLHTADTPLNAAIAASRGAPAEYDGVAELWWESADDLAAALASPEGRAGSLALLEDERRFIDLARSPLWLAEEHAVVPS
- a CDS encoding acyl-CoA/acyl-ACP dehydrogenase, giving the protein MDFGFSEEQTALRDLAKQILDDHCSHEKLKVIERDPDWFAHDAWSALGQASLLGVAIPESCGGSGLGFTELALLLEQVGASVAPVPAWGTLVLGALPIAAFGTPAQQERLLAPLAKGTGFVTTALTELPAEDPLHPGTTATRDGGGWRLEGVKDCVPAVNLGATMLIPARTGEETVGLFLVRPDANGVKTTAQIATNKEVLAEVRLADVRVGADDVLGDPTRGRDILAWLLPRAVAGLCAITLGVVERALRITARYTTERKQFDRPIGSFQAVHQRVGDAWIDVESIRLTAWQAVWRLEQGLPADDEVTIAKYLAGEAGHRVVYAAQHLHGGIGTDVDYPIHRYYLWQRALELTLGSGSRHLARLGSALAAA
- the fabF gene encoding beta-ketoacyl-ACP synthase II: MSRTVVVTGLGLVTPLGVGVEATWAALLAGVSGIGPVTRFDASELPCRVAGEVRDFDPGQWITGREQRRMDRFITLAVAAAMEAALHARLVVRDAIAPRVGVAIGVGLGGLPVIEASHRALLAGGPRRVSPYFIPAVIGNLAPGQVAMRLGARGPNLTTTTACASGAHAIGEAFEMIAADRADVMLAGGAEAAITPLAMAGFATMQALSRWDGPAAEASRPFEKRRSGFVMGEGAGVLVLEDEEHARRRGAKILARLRGYGASADAFHLTQPPDDGAGAQQAIRQALARARLAPEAVQHVNAHGTGTPQGDVAETRALRAVFGRHADALLVSATKGSTGHLLGAAGAVEAAFTVLALRDQTAPPTAHLDEPDPACDLDYVPHRARRAPIEVALSTSFGFGGTNAALLLERPAGSA
- a CDS encoding acyl-CoA dehydrogenase family protein gives rise to the protein MHLDLTPEQRKLRDEIREYFRGFVTPEYEAEIAATEGGGPLYTKALQKMGADGWLGVGWPKEYGGQGRTPIEQFLFFDEAWRANVLLPTLTIMSVSPMIMQHGSEEQKKFFLPKALAGEIHFCIGYTEPGAGTDLASLRTKAVRDGDEWVINGSKLFTSQAQYADYVWLAARTDPNAKKHDGISMFLVPTSSPGFKRTPLPTMGDVTTNATFYEDVRVPANALVGPENGGWWLIVGQLNHERVSLIPVGPTDRLLEDVTAWARRTELPGGTRVIDLPFVQHNLARVRAGVEVLRLLNWRQAWNLTRGEMNYAEASTVKVFGSEMYVQAYRLLMEVLGQAGAIKAGSPESVIQGRLERMYRAILIMTFGAGTNEVQREIIAMGGLGLPRAR
- a CDS encoding ketoacyl-ACP synthase III: MPAAAVLGTGAALPERVVSNRELLARLGTTDEWIVARTGIRTRRRAAAGEATSDLARAAAAAALYDAGVAASSVDLIVVATATGDHPMPSTACLLQAALGAERAAAFDLNAACSGFVYGLALADQAIAAGTARRVLLVGADTLAHLVDPDDRDTAVLFGDGAGAVVLGRGGGVRAVHLGADGRGAMDLVVPAGGSRRPVDAAALLERAHTMRMHGRDVFRGAVRAMSDGLAVALHQAGCRPRDLRLVIAHQANVRILRAVAERLDLPLEAFWNDLAELGNTGAASIPIALARAAAAGALRDGDLVGLTAAGAGLTWGAAVLRWGVDG
- a CDS encoding SDR family oxidoreductase — encoded protein: MSGLLAGRCGLVVGVATERSYAWHIARALQAQGAQLGFAVLPGERAVARATAAVAALGAPAALIQPCDVRSDADLDVLFAAWDAAFPRLDFVVHSIAFADREWLAAGRFTATPRAAFHDALDVSSYSLVALAQRARPRLAVQGGAIVAMSYLGGERVLPGYNVMGVAKAALECAMRYLAAELGADRIRVSCVSGGAFRTTAAMGIGGFRTLFDHGVAVAPLRRGVTGDDVGGTVAFLVSDLGAGITGEVVHVDCGLHALGPVPADPQTRV
- a CDS encoding 2-hydroxychromene-2-carboxylate isomerase; this encodes MVAPTPVEFWFEFASTYSYPAAMRIEAAAASAGVPLRWRPFLLGPIFKAQGWSDSPFNIYEAKGRYMWRDLARICARQGLCLTAPSRFPRNGLLAARVAAFGEDAPWLPAFVRGVYTANFADDREISEPAVLAELLRAVGLDPASTLAAAQEAPVKDHLRARTDEAIARGVFGAPALLVGDELFWGNDRIEDALAWATRHELPSVR
- a CDS encoding DsbA family protein produces the protein MSVPVRLVVWSDFLCPWCWVAATRLWRVVDAQEGRIELVWKSFLLRPQPDPSRTLEKFRAYTQTWARPAAEPDAPPFRVWEGDAGPPSHSVPPHLVAKAAALLGPAVERAVRARLFEAYFAQNHDVTHAETLVGIWDGLDLPRAAFARAGDEAILEAVVAEHNEAVALGLSGVPAVMLEGGDTAVPGALPYETYAAWVRRLLAA
- a CDS encoding DNA-3-methyladenine glycosylase I, with the protein product MSGYCAVAPGHPFHGPYHDREYGFPVRDETALFERLVLEINQAGLSWLTVLQKREAFRKAYDGFDVDKVARYGTHQKARLLRDAGIVRNKLKVDAAVENARRIRALRASHGSFADWLDAHHPRDRGDWVALFKKTFQFTGGEITGEFLLSTGYLRGAHAESCPVHAKILRAKPPWMRR